The Hemiscyllium ocellatum isolate sHemOce1 chromosome 1, sHemOce1.pat.X.cur, whole genome shotgun sequence DNA window GCTTTTAGAAGGCACATGTACTGTGACAGTCATAATCCAGCGAGTGTGAGCAGCACCAGTATATCCAGCATCACCCATTACTTCCCCACTGCTGTTTCTCATTCTGAGAAAATGCTCACCCTACGTCTGGATCATCAATGACAACGCAATCCTCTACAGATGGAGTCCATGGAGTAATACACGGTCACAGTTCACAGGCATAAGCACCATCAAATTGTCCAGTGTGACCATCCATATCCTTGTCACACCCTCACTGAGAGATTGGGCGTAATGGTGTGGCTCGGTAGTTATGCGGTTCATTCACTGGCTTCTAGTCATTATTGATTCCAGGATCATCTTCACACAGTTAGCAGCTTGGAATCTTGAGATGACCAAGTACAACAAGAAAAATTGACTCAAACTAGGAGTTCAAGTTTAGAGGATAGAATTAATTACATTTCTAGTTTATTTCATGACCACATGATGTTTCAAAGTGgcttacagccaattaagtacttgTTTAAAGAAAAAAGGAGTGTTACTTTTGTAGGAAATGTAGCAGCCAATTTgtgtacagcaagctcccacaaatagcGATGTGACCTGATCAACTAGTTTTGTGACGTTGAGGGATAACTTAAGATAGACAAGACGTTGGGATTAACTTCACCGCTTTTTCTTCGAGTGACCTGGAACTCTTACACCCACCTCAGAGATCAGATGGGACCCTAGACTAGCGTCTCATCAGAGCGATGGCGCCCcttgacagtgcagtactctttCAATAATTCATTGCAATATTAACCTAGATTGGTGCTGCTCAAGGCCTAGAATAGAAATTAATCGAGTGTCTTTGAAATGCCAGCTACAACCCACTAAATTGTGACTGACTCACAAACGCTGGAGTTAAAAAAGATTATCAAACTAGTTGCAGAGTTTAAAATAGAGTTTGCCCGCACAAGGTAGCTGGTTTTCTCTTCAAAATTTATAACATGGGTTAAGCCGCTATCCGATGTAAATAGCAGCAATTGAACTGCACGTGTCAACGAGTCTGTAACACGTGCTCCCTGTAATCTGCAGAATTAAGTGGCATTGACGAAATTTAGTGCCGTTTGTGCATTCACTATGAAGGGAGAAGAAATCATATGGAGTTAAAGAAAAACTGCTTTAATTTTCATCATAAATCTCTGCTCGTCTTCATCCGCTTGCAACATAAGGTTTAGATGATAAACTAAGCTCCATTTTGATTGCCTTCAGTAGAAACCGTCTTTGATTCCTCTAATTTGAAAAAGACCCAGTTAACATAGAAGGGATGTATTATAAGGTAAAATACGAACAGCAAAAACAGTCATGTCAGAGGAATGGCACTTCTACTGAGATTAACTTGTTTTTAATTTCGACTCAAAAGCAGTTTTAACCATCTCTAACACCAATCGTGTCTTAAAAACAAGCTGCACAAAATCGACGTCCCTTTTGGCCATTGAGATttcgggggaaaaaaaaacatctgccGGTTGCAATCAGCTAAGGAGATTACAATCGTTATGTATAGCAGCACAGAGGCAAGAAATTCTCCTTCGCAGTTTCATTGTCAACAGATGCTTTAATTGAAAACAATATATATGAAATATAGAAACCATATTTATCGCATACGTGAAATGTATTCCAAAGCTGAAAATATTAACAAAAAACATGAAACTAGCTTTTAAAATGCGAGTCGTTTGCGTATATCACAGCATTAATAATATTTATCATTTGTCAGTGCTATTTTTTGTCAGTTTTCATGTCCCACATGGTATGGGAATCTCTATGAACTTTACAAAGACCTGGTTAACAACATAAAAATAGGAGCATGAGCAGACCATTCGGCCGTTGGCGTGCACTGCCATCATCGAACTCATTAGTTTGTTTCCGCTTTTTCCATATACCCTTTGGTCCTTTTAGCTGTAAGCACTATATCTAGCTTgtttttgaaaacatttaacaTCTTGACCTGAACAACTTACTGTGGCAAGGAACTGCATAGATTCGCTACTCTAAATGAACACATTTAtctttatctcagtcctaacGAGCCTATTGTGTATCGTTTGACTATTACTCTGGCTCTAACCCACCAGTCATCAGGTACACTCTCTTACGTTTGCCCTATTCAGTCCTGTTAATAATTTATAGGTATTTTTGTGAGAttctcccttcattcttctaaattctagtaaATATAATCCTAATCAATTCACTCTTTCCATAATAAGttttgccatcccaggaatcaatgtgGTCAATCTTTGTTGACCTCCCTCCATTGCTGGAACATCCTCAgacaagaagaccaaaactgaacacaacacttgGTGTGCTGTCACCAAAGCCCTATCCAATTGCAGAAAGACATGTGTTCTCGTGTGTTTGAATCCTCTCATTATAAAGGTCAACGCATCCTTTACCTTCTTCACCTCCTGCTGCTCTTGCATGCTTATTTTCAGTGGCTGGtttccaaggacacccaggtcttgttgcacatcCTGCTCCTGAACTATCACCATTCAGAATATAACCTGCTTCTTGTTTTTTGGTACCACAGAGGATAAATTcaaatttatccacattatatttcatctgcaacGCATTTGCCTACTCATTGAACCTTTCCAAACCTCACCAAAGCATTTCTGTATCTTCCACTCAACACACTCTCCCACCCAGTTTTCTGCCATGATATGATCACAATGAAAATATTGACTGATTAAGGCTGAGACACAATTGATACAATTATTGTGTGCTGATGGTATTTAACAGAAACAGTATTGTGTAACATTATAGGATACAACCATATACATATATAGAAAGGGCTATACAAATATTCTCTACAAACAGAGGGCTATACAAAAAGCATTAAATCATTTCTCATATAATATGAAACAGTATCACAGGCTTTGTGTTCAGCATAGTGAAAATATGACTATAACTAATATAAATATGCATTTATATACATTCATGATAAATACATTTCCTTAAATTCATGATTATGGCAAGTGAAAATCTTTTATTGTGCATGAAAATCAAATTAAATAATTTGGTTCATCTTACAAATATTTGCCTTTTATTAAAGCGTTAAACATTAGTTAAATTGCACAGAACACTTCAAAAAGTGCTGAAGATGCATGCATGCGGTAGAAAATAGCAAAAGGCATTGCAAGATTTACAATTAAAATCCAAACTTCAAAGCCATAAACATTTTCTTCCAATCCATTGTCAAATTGGGGCCAGGCTCCAAAAGCTGGTAGTATCCAAAACTTTAAGAAGGAAAAAAAGAGTTTGGAGACAGGTTAACTAATAAATGTCATTGAAAGTTAATAAGTactaacaatagacaataggtgtaggaggaggtcattctgcccttcaagcctgcaccaccattcaatatgatcatggctgatcatccttaatcagtatcctgttcctgtcttatctccataacccttgattccactatccttgagagctctatccaactctttcttaaatgaatccagagactgggcctccactgccctctggggcagtgcattccacacagccaccactctctgggtgaagaagtatctcctcatctctgtcctaaatggtctaccccgtatttttaagctgtgtcctctggttcggcactcacccatcaacggaaatATGTTTCCCGCCtcaagagtgtccaatcctttaataatcttatatgtctcaatcagatcccctctcagtcttctaaactcaagggtatacaagcccagtcgctccagtcttttagcataaggtagtcccgccattccaggaattgacctcatgaacctaagAGTATTTGGTGCAGTGCCAACATGCAATAAGTAAAAATGATCCAAATTGTTATtggtataatttttttttaaaatctccattGAGCTTTACATTGTCAGAATCATACATCATTGTTGTGCAGCTGAATTAAAGCTAAACCAGCTTTAGTCCTTTGTATTTGATACAAATAACctccaaattaaaaaaaactgctacCCATAAATTAGTAATTATTAGTAAATACATGATTTGCATTCATAGCATTAACAACAACAAATTGTATTTATGTAGGGCAGCTCATAGGTGCATTATAAAACAAACATATGACACTATTGCGTAAAAGATATTAGGACAGATGACTGAAATTCTGGTCAAGGCAATAAGTTATAGTTTATTATAGCAGGAAAGCATGATGCAGAGGCAGAGGTTTATGGAACAAACTTAATACTCAGGCAGCTGAAAACACAGCTGGCCAAACAACTAAAGTCAGCAATGCTAAAGAGATTAGAATGAAGGAATTACAAATATATTTGGCAATTgtgaggctggaggagattacagaaatagggTGGCGCGGGaccatggaggaatttgaaaacaagaaagAGAATTTCAAAATCTTGTTTAACTGGGAGATCAGTAATGTTGTTTAACTGGAAGATCAGTGAGCACAGGGATGATGAATAAAAGGGATTTGGCATCAGTTTGAAAACAAACAGCAGAAGTTCGGAAATATACTTAAGTTTATGGAGCAGAGAATGAGAGAGGCTGGCCAAGCATGTGAGAATAGTCAAGTTTCGAGGTAAGAAAGGCATGAATATGAATTTCAGGAGAAGTTGAGCTGAATCAGGggtagagtcaaaaagtgtggtgctggaaaagcacaggcgctCAGGTAGCATCCCAGGAgttggagagtcgatgtttcaagcataagctcttcatcatcttcacctccacattcctgatgatgagcttatgctcaaaacatcaactctcctgctcttcggatgccgtctgactagctgtgctttttcagcactatactttttgactcttatctgcagtcgtcactttctcctgaatcGGCTGGAACTAGGCAACGTTGCAGAAGTAGACATACGTCATCTTGGTGGCAGCCTTTGATAGTTGCCAGGGAGAAAGATAGTGTCAGTGACTAAGGAGTGTGCTAGGAACAAAAAGAAAAGCtccaatattccaaatatttaattggagaaaatttCTTTTTTTATCTCGTACCGAGTGCCGGACAACAGTTTAATTTTGAGACCGAGTGATTGAGAGATGGGATCCATGATGCGGAGGTgtctgttggactggggtggacaaagttaaaaatcgtgcaacactaggttatagtccaacaagtttatttggaagcactagctttcagagcgctgatccttcagGTAGCTgtagagcaggatcataagacacagaatttagagcaaacgATTTGCTATAaataatcttttgttataaattctgtgtctcatgatccTTCTccacatctgatgaaggaacagcgctccgaaagctagtgcttccaaataaacctgttggactataatgtggcgATTTTTAACTGAGAGCTGGGATGGTAAGGTAGAGGCCAATGTCGAATATACAAAATTCTAACGGGACTTGACCTCAGGGcgagatgttgagaagatgtttccactcgtgGACATGTTCAAAAATCACAGgataccagtttatagtccaacagatttatttgaaaacacaagatTTTGGAGCCTCACtgctagtgagagagggagactTGGATAGAGTAAAAGATGATGCGAACGGATTGAACACACCTAAGATGGCTGTTAAATCCTTAATCAGTTAGAACGGAGGTGTGGATTTCGAGtatttaatatgcaaatcccagaatttctctCAAGTCActgtcccaagataacttaaggttttatcagtataaaaGAGGAGACATCTCAGGTCAAACAATGAATTTTAGGCGTGAGGTGTATGTGTTAACCTGGAGTCAGtcaggttttatttccaaagcagaaatttaaaaaaaatgccacGTCGACTGTCCACAAATGGtgtcctttttgaacaaaatagaatgtatgtgCAAAAGCAAgttcaccccatagatttatatatatttatgtGTGTGAGAAAGCCTTACGCGTACAAGGATCTGTTTCGATGAGGAGGAACGCAACGGACACTGAATGCGttgaaggatgccctcataagaacgtgatacaatgctcaactcatcaatacCCAGTTCGAATGTACCATCGTTAAAAACCGTAatgatagatagagagagaacatgagataGCCAAATTTTGATTCTTCTGAGATATCAGGACTAACTGAGTGGGAGTGCAAAAAGAAAGCCAGTGAAGACAATTTCTGGTTACGATGACAAGGAAAATGATGCCAAGTAAATACTGTTCTACCTAATCGAATACACGCGTTACCGATATAATGAACAAGTTTATTTAGAGTTCTTGAGATTTCTAAACAGCTTCACTGTGTCTATTCAAACGTTTTTATAGCTCTTAATTCACATTTTTACATGCTTTTTAATCCATCTTAAGTGATGAATATTTTGTAGTTCAAAGTGGTTTATTGAACGCGAACTATTAACTGTCAATGATATTTCCTGTAGTCAGTCAATGGTTCTGAAGATTTTGAAGTTGCAAGATAGGAACAAATTTTAGAAAAAGATTTTCGATGGTAATGTTACTTCGAGGTCAGAGCCTGTTGCTTAGATGCGACTTCGGCACAGCACCATTGGCAGGGAGATGGAGACATAGTAACATACAATTGTAAACATTGATATAAGATCCTAATCAATTATCGTGGCAACAGGAAAATATGGTTTGTGTGTAGGTACATAGAACATGGTCTACCTTTGTTTAATGATTTAACTACATCCATTTTCGAATTACAGTTTTACTAATCTTTTGATATTCTTACtttgtttataatttttaaatttttacttTGTTTATGACATTCTCATAATATTCAAAGGTATTCCTGTATTATGATTGACCTGAAATGTGCTCCATTTGCTGGAGGGAAGCTACCACAAGGAATTGGAGAAGTGTGTGGCAAAACTGTCGCCAATTTTCAAGGACAAAGTGATGTATTTTCTTCGAAGAGATTCCGATGATAGCGGGTTTACCTAATATCATGATTTATTATTTAAGTAAAAAGTAAGAAAAAGGCATAACTTTTGAAACAGGAAAGAGGTTCCAAAGCAAAGTTTGAAAGGGCCTTTTTTTAATTTCTTACTAGATATCCTTATTTTATTATTCACGAGATACCTTCATTTCTGAGTAAACATTAGTTCTGCAGTCTGTTTCTATGATGCGGAAGAAATGTGCAAGTttttctccctgagtctgcgtgggtttcctccgggtgctccggtttcctcccacagtccaaagatgtgcaggtcaggtgaactggcaatGTTAAGTtgtccagagtgttaggtgcattagtcagagggaaatggatttggatgggttactcttcgaagggtcggtgtggacttgttggactgtggggaatctaatctaatcttatatagGAGTCCGATTTTGGCGCCGCCTACAAGATGTAAGAGACATCGCAGGGAAACGAAATGGGGATTTCCGAGGCGTCCAAAAGCGGCATAAACGTTTTCAGCTCTTTTTGTGGTAGAACGGCATGTTCTATCCACTATTCAGTACTTAAGTATTAAGTTTCTCAATTTCACTTATCTCTTTAAGGCAGTTCTGACTTTATATATTTTATCAGTATCATGTCACTGAAATCACTCTCTAACATTAGTGTTCTTTTGGTACATTCATTTGAATAATCCTTTTGCACTTCCCTCATTTGGTAGTTCGTCCTTCCTCCTTAAAGGTTTTCTTTTAAACATGTCACATTTATTCCTATTCAATTTATCTAATATTCCACCCGGATGACTAACTTCCATTTACGTTTTGTGGATTTTTATTTGTATATTCAAGGGGGTCACGTGGAGCAATGATAGTATACGAGTTCAAGTCCCACGTCTAAAACGCTTGATCAAAAAAATTATCATGATTTACTTTTAAATTATCCTACTCCTCTTCTGAACTTGATTTTGGCAACATTTCCCGAGGATTTCTTAAACAAACACTACTTTGTGAATGAATGCTGGAAGACatcttttctttaaagaaaatTGTTTCTTCACCTGTCTTACCGAAATATTGCACAAGAACAGAAACGAGGCGATGTTCTTCAATATCACTCTGGTTTTGTGCAGATTTCCCGTCTGCCTGAAGCTGGCTGGAGGAAAGGAGCCGGCAGCTCGGGGTGATGGTAACTGCTCACTGCACACCGAGCTGCTTCGGTCTTCTGGAGATTGTGGAGAAGCAGCCGCGCAACACAGCTGTCGCTCTACTCCCTCCAACGTTTTGTTGACAATGCCACAGCGTGGGGGTGATGTCCCAGGACGGTCACTGGTCCCCCTGATTCTTCCTGCTTCCTCTTCACCGTCATCCTGCTTGCGATGGAGCGATTCAACGATGAACATGTTCTGCACGGATTTCTCAATGATAGCCAAAGTGGAAAGCGGTAAACTGAGCCATGTGGAATGCGGACGGCTTTGTGCAGAAACCGCCGCTAGCACAGAGCACCAGGATAGAAGCCAGGAGGCACACGCTGTACTGGCCAGAAGCTGGCCATCCAGCTTTCGCGTGGGATTTTTGGAATAATCCATTGACCTTTTGTCTATCCTATAAATGACCAGGCCGGTTGTAGATGCTGCAGACATTAAGCCAAGCACTATCATACTGTACAAATAAAACATAGTCACAGCAGATAGTCGGTGATCTTTTGAATGGCCCGCCTGTAGACTGTACACAACAAGAATTCCTATTGTAGTTGCGAAGACGGCAGCTCCCAGAACTGGTCCTGGTAAAATGTTGGAGCGTGTCTTAAACACCAATTTTTGAGGGCTGCGGTGTCCCAGCTTTCGACCGACATTCTTCCACATGATGTAGAGCATAGCGGAGGCCAAAACGTGATACTCAATGCTGAAAGGGTACATGTAATAGGAGGCTTTGTAGAAAGCAGCGCATACATGTATAGTACAGCTGCAGTTTGGTCCAGACTTTTCTGCAACGACTAAAGGGATTAAAACATTGCACACATTGTTATCCAACAAGATCTTAGTTGGTTTTCATTCCCGTTGCGGGTTCCtagttttcaaagtttgtgagaagatttgcagcgggtgctcattgttgtggttctgttgcctagctgggaatttgtgttgcagacgtttcgtcgcatgtcgaggtgacatcctcagtgcttgggagcctcctgtgaagcgcttctgtgatgtttcctccggcatttacagtggtttgGCTCTGCCGCTtccgttgtcagttccagctgtccgctgcagtggcaggtatattgggtccaggtcgatgtaaaaaatgaggtctgcagatgctggagatcacagctgaaaatgtgttgctggttaaagcacagcaggtcaggcagcatccaaggaataggaaattcgacgtttcgggcataagcccttcatcctgatgaagggcttatgccggaaacgtcgaatttcctattccttggatgctgcctgacctccagttcgatgtgtttgttgatagaatctgtggatcagtgccatgcctctaggaattccctggctgttctctggcttgtccagtcgaactcatattgcttgtcatctgtgtgtggctactaaggatagctgatagTGCtgtttggtggctagttggtgttcatggataccgatggttagctgtcttcctgtttgtcctgtgtagtgttttgtgcagtccttgcattttgtgtgctgttatgagtcctagtggtcgtagtagtctgtcagttcagaaatgttcctgatgtatggtaacatggctagtcctttgggttgtggcatgtcctcattccgttgtcttacccttaggcatctgttgatgaaattgcgagagtatccatttttggcgaatacattgtagaggtgttcttcttcccctttttgcaattctggtgtgctgcagtgtgttgtggcccttttgaacagtgtcttgatgcaacatcttttgtgtgtgttggactactacgaccactaggactcataacagcacacaaaccaacagccacactcagacaacaactcaccaggacaaaggacccgatacccagcatgagcaaaaccaacgtagtgtaaaaagtcccatgcaaggactgcacaaaacactacataggacaaacaggaagacagctaaccatcggtatacatgaacaccaacttgccACCAAATggcatgaccagctatccttagtagccacacacgcagatgacaagcaacatgagttcgactgggacaacactactattatacgacaagccaaacagagaacaggcatccacagattctatcaacaaacacattgacctgaacccaatatactggccactgtagcggacagctggaactgacaatcggaagtgacagagacaaaccactataaatgccaaaggaaacatcacagaagtgcttcacatgaggctcccaagcactgaggatgtcacctagacacaggacgaaacgtctgcaacacaaattcccagctcggcgaacagaaccacaacaggttcCTAGTTTGTTGTTAGCATACACCTGACTTGAAACTTCACGACTATCTAAACTGGGCCTTCCCCCAAGTAGAGCTGAAAATTGTACGCTATATCGCTGTAAGAGGTTATTGAACTAGTAACATTACTACACTGCATTCCGAAACAATTTTATGAAGAAACCCATGTTAAATTATTATGGAATCTAATTTAAATAATTTCAATCATTACAGTATCCCTCTGCAAGGAATCTATTTAGTTAACACTTGTTGCAATGGTATTATCCTGTGGATAATCATAATTGGATTTCGAATTGGAACTGTTCATGACTAAGTGAATGTGGAGGGCCACGCAATATATTTGCTGCTTTATGTAGCGGCTGTTTGAAACAGTGAACCACTCAATCACTATGCCATTATCATCACTTTGACATGAATGTAGAAGTATTTCAGGTTGCCTTCTAATATCCTGCTGCTTGCATGATACAGGGTAATACATGTAGTTGTGGACAATTTCATTGACAACAGATCCAGAACTGAAGCAAATAATTCTCAGTGATGGGCAGCAATGGGAATATAATCCAAAGTCATTTTATTACTTTCAAATTATACTACACTGAGCATATTATGTCTTAAATTATTAATATCCCATTTGAGTCATTTTCTGAATGAAATCTATCCAATTGTATTGAGACAGCTTTATATTTCCTGTGGGAAATGTATTGCCTCTTGAAACTGATAAGAGTGTGGATGGCTGGATGGGTATTAAACAAAATATTGCTAAGACAATAAAAAGATTGAAATAAAAATTTCAGTTACTAATCGCTACTGCCTGAACGGTGTCTAAACAGCTTCAGTGTTCCCTTTCTGACCCTGCAAGCTAGATAAAACTATTAACAACATCAAAGTGTAATGAGCTCAAAATGGCTGCAGCCAAGTTATTTCATAACATAATGTAAATTATTGCAAATTCAACAATTTCATGGTCAAAAATAACTTTACTGGGGAGCTTTGAAGGTTTGGTTTTGTCCGAGTTAATTTTGGAGCAATTCAAATCATCCAGCAATGTGGGAGAATTTGATCTACTAGCATATTTGTAGTTGCAAAATGTTGGATTTTATTTTCTGCATTGATAATGGTGAGTACCCATTACTAATGAGCTATTGTTTTTCTAGATATATTAATTGTCAGTTTATGCATGCAGTTCATCATCTGGGCCTGTAACCATTGGAAGCAAGGTAGTCCCATACTTATTACACCATAATCTTTGTAATTACAAGATGTGGAGGttctggtgttggacaggggtgaacaaagttaaaaatcaatcaacaccaggttacagtccaacaggtttatttggaagtactagtgtTCAGATCATTCCTTCATTACCAAATAGAAAAGATATTAAACACAGTACATTATAATATCTTTCTTTAGTGTAAGTCTGTTATATTTTCCTTCTATCTCAGCAGCACCAGATAATCCCTCCACACTGTATCACTTAGTGATCAACCAGAATATACTAGTATAACTACTGACCATGAAACTGACATGACCCATCAAAATAGACTATTTTGATCACAACTAAAATAATTTGTGGTTTGATTCATTTTTCTTTCATGGATCGTTTGAGACACTTTagctaatataatttatttttaaaaaacacagaggAGCCTGCAGTTAAAGTTTGGGGTTAGAAGATTGTAGGGTTAATTTAGGTTGACATTTCAATGTAAAACTAAGGGATTACTGCATTCTCAGAGAGTCATTATTCAGATGAAATATCAGGCAGAGCCATTTAAAAGTCCTGAAATagataaataaatttaaaaatggtATCCAAAGATGCTGATATTGGAAGACGTGTCCAATGTTTATTTTCCAAAAAAGCAATATTTTAAAGGGACCTCAAAAGGAGCAgatatagaacatatagaacaatTTAGGAAAAAAAATTCCAGTGGATTTAGGTCACTGAAGGCAATGTATTAGTGGGGGACAAAGAGCAACTACTGATACTCTTGGTGCTTTTAGAAAAAGATGGGCAATATCTTTGTTGGTGAAATGCCTTATCTCCCCTTCCAACTGCATTTTGATTTAGCCCTCTCCCTCTATCCTTACATCTTCCAAATGTAATAGTCTGCCATTAATGGACCTTACACAGAAATTAATTAATTAGAAAACAGaggtgatttactggtggtggttaataaATGAAAAAATACCATGGGTGATTTGATGATGGGAATAAGAAGATCAGTCCTATGGAAGAGCTCTTCTGAATACATGAAAAATTCAAATAGTGTAGCCATTGATACTCTcaacaatttgagagagagaacgaTAAGTTCCACAGGGAATAGAGTGCCTTACCTTTCATCCAATTCCATTTTAAGTtagctttccttctctctctaccACTCCCTCACCTTTGGTGTTACTGCATTGCCTTTAATGGGCTCTGCATGTAAAGTTAACAGTTAAAAACAGGAGTAATTTATTGGTGTGGTTAATAAATAAAAAAGACACAGGTTATTTGGTGGTGAGAAAAGCTATTCAATTATTTGTGATAGCAATTCCAGGTATAAGAGGAAAACAAAGGGAGTGTGAGTGATACTATCCCTGCCAGTGAGCCAGGAGgtgaggttcaaatcccacctgcttcagaggtttGCCGTTACATCTCTGAACAAGCTGGTCAGAAATATCTAAAACAAAGGGAGCAGCAGGGTATAAAAAGAAAAGGAGCAGGGGTATATATGAGGTTGGAGTCAGAGTAGGAagataagaaaggaatgaaatcATGAAAGATATGAACACAAGGATGGGATTTTTTAAAGTTTGAGTTGTTGGGGAATGTTGAAAGCCATAGTAAGTTAAT harbors:
- the otop1 gene encoding proton channel OTOP1, which produces MTPPPHYERAPGIKIHAQAQNNATLLFCIIKSVGLHTRTRIPRRLEMTERCGFEILGHCQRRPVTSQAGAVGDQSFTEFSSSFSANQPLKQAVIMSAQYGINVFVLGLVLMLAGTFHRAGVTQEHILAYLSTLMAIQLAWMLWYFSRRHGKRVLLTEKDEHAGPRWLRGGLTLFATLSLVLDMFKIGYYVGYSSCLTAVKGVYPAIHAVHTLSQVYFLWFHAKDIIQTFQMIERFGMIHSVFTNLLLWVNSIIAESKHQLNDHKKRLAGHGFANLTMVVAEKSGPNCSCTIHVCAAFYKASYYMYPFSIEYHVLASAMLYIMWKNVGRKLGHRSPQKLVFKTRSNILPGPVLGAAVFATTIGILVVYSLQAGHSKDHRLSAVTMFYLYSMIVLGLMSAASTTGLVIYRIDKRSMDYSKNPTRKLDGQLLASTACASWLLSWCSVLAAVSAQSRPHSTWLSLPLSTLAIIEKSVQNMFIVESLHRKQDDGEEEAGRIRGTSDRPGTSPPRCGIVNKTLEGVERQLCCAAASPQSPEDRSSSVCSEQLPSPRAAGSFPPASFRQTGNLHKTRVILKNIASFLFLCNISFWILPAFGAWPQFDNGLEENVYGFEVWILIVNLAMPFAIFYRMHASSALFEVFCAI